GCGTTTGGGAAGTAAACATTGTTATTGACGGTCTGTGTTCAGCTTCGGTTGATGGTTGATGTCCATTGTAACGGTTTTCTTTCTCGCTCTTGTATCTGTATTAAACAGTGTTGTACAACGGTGTGTTTTTCTGGATTGAACTCTTGGTCTCACTAACGaagtgacatttttatattcatttaagGAATCGGTTGTTTAGTTTTGGGATTGCTATAatcaaacaaaatctttttgatGTCGTTAGCCAATAGAGGATGGTCGCTTATCCCAGAAATCGGACGAAACACAAATAGTGGCTTGCTCTCTTCAAAGGGTTTTAACGATAGATGTCATAGTATAACTTGTTGATGCTGTCCACACAATTGCCATTTTGACattgacattaattttattcattaaccCCTTGAGGACAAGTGAAAGTCAAGAATGAAGCTTTAGAGATGATGGTGCACTGGACTCGCCAATGAAGTTGTTCTGTCTGCCTTAAGATATGTCAACACAGGAAGATTACATGATCCCCTGCGCCACCTGGCTTACCTGAATTTACTTTGTactcttgtgatttttttttagtctattAGCGGAAGATCGACTTGTCGACTTTGTTTTTTAAGGGAGGTCTCAAAGGTTTTCTTAACGAATCAGGTCACAGGCATCCCATATGCCACTCGAGAGAAATTAAGAACGTTTGGCAGATTCTTAAAAGAGATATGGCTTGTTTTGTTGCAGAGATTTAGTGAGATTCGGCAAAACTAATAGTTCCCTAAGTTAATAGTTccctctttaaaagaataatcctCCACCCCACTACCTCTAAGATCGCTGTGTATATAGTAGTGGGTCTTCATGAAATGGTTGACATAAAATTGTTCGTattagggaaagaataaacaaataacaaaacaaaatacatgaaaaaattAGCTGTACCTAGATTGTAACTTAGTCGATCATGTGAAACAAATGGTTGCTTGTAACCACTAGATTATATGGTTTCACTTGTCAATCACCAGGTTTACCtgaaaggcttgacagaaaattgatcatattagaaaaagacaacatcccaaaggaaaaaacacacaaaaaaaaacacccaatgCAAGTCTTGAACACACCAACTTGTCAATATTTAGTCGTCGTTCTTAACCACTAGGCTACAGAGGAGTAGCTCACGGAGCTGTCTGatctaacctacttgtagttaaacatcgtctgtgttgtgttgggctctcatttattttacctttacctgtcatcagttttaggcctgGAAGTATTTTGACTgtcgcaattaactttatgccgcccttcatagtgtttaaaagttgtataATTAACAGCAGAACAAGTTTCACAGCTGGCAAAGGGTGAAGCGGAGCGTTGGCTTACAacggaagtgtgcaaggtcgctgacgtcacgcttccgaagacttccgaagtttttcccttcagtgAGACGcttagcaaaacaaaaaatccgcTGCCGGCTGAGCTCGAGCTTTAGTTctgaggggaggagggggatgcTACGTCATTATtatctgacgcaattttgtttttgtcgcaACAATTGACATCATACGCTTGGCAGAAGATGGCAAAGATTTTATGAAGGAGTAACGTCACTGTCATACCACATGGCACTGCAGAGAAATAAAGAGCGTTTGGCGGattcttgaaataaatatagaTTGTTTTGTTGCAGAGATTTAGTGAGATTCGGCAAAGCTGCTTGTCACAGCAGACGCATCAAAGGCAGGACGATGGGTCCTCTCACAGCTTTCATTGCTTGGACGGTGTCATCGTACGCCTGTCATCAGATGGCTAAGTTGTTTCTTACCAACGTCGGCATTGTGGCCTCTCACGTGACCCCAGTCACCACGGCTGCTGCTTTAACGTTGGTTCAGATATTCTTTTGCTGGCTGTTGACAACAACCACGTGGGAGACCAAAACCACTGACGTCGACGAAGACAAAACTAACCTTGACTTGACAAATGCGAGATTACGGGCCAACTATCGAGTTGCCCTGGTAATGCACGTGCTGTCGACGTTTCTGACCAACTGGAGCTTAGCACGAACGGAGGCGGCCTCCACGTTGGCCATCAAACTGATGGAGCCGCTGGTGTCCGCGTTGGCGCAGCGGGTGTGGCACGGAGAGCCTCTCAGCTACAGCGTGTGGGTCAGCCTACCCTTGGTCATCGGCGGCGCCGTCGTCTTCGTGTCTGACGATCCCTTGAGCGTACAGCACGCGCTGAGCGCAGGTGTGGTGCTGGCCATGGGCTCCAACGTGCTGCTGGCCGTCAGAAACCTGGCCATCAAGGGACTGCACTCTGGACAACTAAACCTTGGCCCTCGCCGTTTCAGCTGGTCTGTTGGTGGTGTCCTAGTGGGAATGTCAGTACTAGTGCTGACTGCTGTTTGGTGGCTTGAGATCGTGGACATCGTGTCACGGAGGTCAACtctggctgtgacgtcactgctgtTATCGGGGGCGTTTCACGTCACGTACTCGCTGATCAGCACGAGCGTCATCCTGCGAGCGTTGGACGTGGTCAGTCACGCCATGGCCAACGTCATCAAGCGCGTGCtggtggtggcgctgctgtACGTCAGCGGGTCACGTAGTGCATCTGGCGTCAACGCTGTGGGTCTGACGGTGGCAGCTGTGGGGCTGGCTGTGTACGTCAGAGGGAAAGCAGAAGGCAGACGGAAAATGTGTAGCAAAAATACCAGCATGAACCGCCTGAAaggtcttttatttctttgtctcaaTATCTCTTTCACTCAAACAAGCTCACTTTGCATTAtttattatgataattatttcactgctattatatctatatatagatacctaaaaaagcaaaaataaatgtactctCCTTACAACATGAAATAATTGGGTGATTGGTAGTCTAATAAAAATTGCTTAAACATTGTGGACATAAGTTATCTTTAACTTATAAGTTATAATGCGCATAACATATGCAAATTGAGATGACTATTGTTTACCAGGACCACTGACATGCGCATTTCAAGTACAAATATTGGGAAAATGTAAATGTCTTACCTGTTTCAGAGGTGACGTGTTTCCATCTACCTAAAAGTCGGTTTTTTGTGCTGATAACTGCGATGCTTTCACTGCTATGGTACAGCGCTGATGTCAACCTAAGCAAACAAATACGAACAGTTAGTTGTGAACTCAAAGATCGATTTGTTTGTAATAATCACTTCTCACGTGATCCTCAGCATACAGCTGTAAAGGACACTTCTacacaaaatgaaacattatctccctttggtCTTCGGTGGCCACCAGTTCCACAGAATACATCGCTACTACAGGAATGGGGTGAGTTCTT
This window of the Pomacea canaliculata isolate SZHN2017 linkage group LG4, ASM307304v1, whole genome shotgun sequence genome carries:
- the LOC112563382 gene encoding uncharacterized protein LOC112563382 gives rise to the protein MGPLTAFIAWTVSSYACHQMAKLFLTNVGIVASHVTPVTTAAALTLVQIFFCWLLTTTTWETKTTDVDEDKTNLDLTNARLRANYRVALVMHVLSTFLTNWSLARTEAASTLAIKLMEPLVSALAQRVWHGEPLSYSVWVSLPLVIGGAVVFVSDDPLSVQHALSAGVVLAMGSNVLLAVRNLAIKGLHSGQLNLGPRRFSWSVGGVLVGMSVLVLTAVWWLEIVDIVSRRSTLAVTSLLLSGAFHVTYSLISTSVILRALDVVSHAMANVIKRVLVVALLYVSGSRSASGVNAVGLTVAAVGLAVYVRGKAEGRRKMCSKNTSMNRLKEVTCFHLPKSRFFVLITAMLSLLWYSADVNLSKQIRTVSCELKDRFVCNNHFSRDPQHTAVKDTSTQNETLSPFGLRWPPVPQNTSLLQEWGEFLSMDYIRHPFDTNRLASTLHTNDEVVWELQRLHVQVLTSLLAGRRHAMLMDFATYENKGDPAITAGQVAILKRLNVTIVFSCSTGLCNKKNLTKAREISKGYNSTSLIILLQGGGNLVGYPITDFSRKKILNLFPDFPTILFSQSIWLHNRTRSHLNKCREIYSHRENLTIFLRDRQSLGLAQKHFPGTKLMLMPDMAFGLGRVPRTMPPTHDILWIKRADGESSRYKVPEIPTNLSVYVGDWLKWTTNKGKTPMETSFLIAFNGLSFLQRGRVVITDRLHGHILSVLLGIPHVLIDNPPYFKLSSFRRSWTAGLSNTVLVTTGEEALDQAQKLLKKYNNYLPSIVPS